A single Gambusia affinis linkage group LG22, SWU_Gaff_1.0, whole genome shotgun sequence DNA region contains:
- the LOC122825331 gene encoding calmodulin-1: protein MADQLTEEQIAEFKEAFSLFDKDGDGTITTKELGTVMRSLGQNPTEAELQDMINEVDADGNGTIDFPEFLTMMARKMKDTDSEEEIREAFRVFDKDGNGYISAAELRHVMTNLGEKLTDEEVDEMIREADIDGDGQVNYEEFVQMMTAK from the exons GCTGACCAACTAACAGAGGAGCAGATTGCAG AGTTCAAGGAGGCTTTCTCCTTATTTGACAAGGATGGCGACGGAACCATTACCACCAAAGAGCTGGGCACCGTCATGAGGTCGCTGGGCCAGAACCCCACAGAGGCCGAGCTGCAGGACATGATCAACGAGGTGGACGCTGACG GTAACGGAACCATCGACTTCCCCGAGTTCCTGACCATGATGGCCAGAAAAATGAAGGACACAGACAGCGAGGAGGAGATCCGCGAGGCTTTCCGGGTATTCGACAAG GACGGGAATGGCTACATCAGCGCCGCAGAGTTGCGCCACGTCATGACGAACCTCGGGGAGAAGCTAACAGACGAGGAGGTGGACGAGATGATCAGAGAAGCAGACATCGACGGAGACGGACAGGTCAACTATGAAG AGTTTGTACAGATGATGACCGCAAAGTGA